The Sneathiella limimaris DNA segment CAGCGCAAACAGGAAATCACCGAGATCGAGGGTCGCTTGACCCAGCTTAGATCCAGTATCGCGCTCGTTAATGAAGAGCTATCGATTACAGAGCCTCTTGCAGCCAAAGGAATTGTTCCCAAAGTCCAGCTTCTGAAGCTTAAACGGGAAGCAAACGAGCTCAAAGGACAGATTTCAGCCTCCAACCTCGCGTTACCCAGAGCGAGAGGTGCTTTGCAGGAAGCCAATCAACGCATCGAAGAAAAAATCCTGAATTTTAGAAGTCTGGCTTCTCAAGAGTTAAGTATCGCCAGAGCTGAGTTTGAGTCTGTCCGTCAAACTATCCTGGCAGCACGTGATCGGGTTACCAGGACGGATGTTCGTTCACCGTTAAAAGGGGAAGTCAAGGAACTGAAGATTCAAACAATCGGTGGCGTTGTTAAACCCGGTCAGGATATTGTGGAAATTGTTCCGATTGAAGATAACTTGTTGGTTGAAGCAAAAATTCGCCCATCCGATATCGCCTTCCTTCGCCCCGGACAAAAGGCGACAGTTAAGATTACGGCTTATGATTTTTCTATCTACGGCGGTCTTCCGGCAACCGTTGAACGGATCAGTGCAGATACGACTGTAGATGAACAAACGGGTCAGACATTCTATAAAATTATCGTGCGCACTCAGGAAGCCTCATTGAAGAGAGGGGATGAGATTTTCCCCATTAAACCAGGCATGATTGCAACAGTCGACACTTTGACTGGTCATAAGTCTGTCTTGGATTACATCCTGAAACCGATCCTTAAAACCAAGAATAATGCGCTTAGGGAGAGATGATGAAGGTTATCAGACTCCTCTTACTGAGCAGCATCATTTGCTCTTTTGCCTTTTCAGGTAGCAACAGCAATGCCCAAGACGCTGATGGCTTGTTTGGTACATTAGAAATTGCGTCTAGCGATCTTCAAGCCCTGCCTCAGTGGCGCAGAGCTTTAGCAAGCTTTTCCGACCTGAAGAAAGCGGCGAAAGCGTGTGACGAAGATATTTTGAAATGCAACTCCCAGCAGATGACACTTTGGCGGACAAAAATTCAGGAACTGGAGCACAGTCCTAAAAGCATTATCATGCGGCAAATCAATCAGTTTGTGAATAAATGGCAGCATAACAGTGATTGGGCAACTTATCGCCATCAAGACTACTGGGCTTCTCCCCTTGAGTTTCTAACTGTTGGAGGGGATTCAGAAGATTTCGCGATCATGAAATATGTGAGCCTGAAAGAATTGGGATTTTCTTCTGAGCAAATGCGGATCGTTGTAACCCGTGATGTCCTGCGCGGTGTAACGCATACTATTCTGAGTGTTCAATTGAACAACAAATCATATGTTCTCGACTCTCAAACCGACACTGTTTTTCAGGAAAAATTTATCAAGTACTACGTACCTCTCTATTCCTTGAATGAGACAACCCGTTGGGCCCATATCCCAAGTCAATATATCGCAGCCAGTAACGCAGCGAGGATCGATCAATGACAGAAGCTACCGCGCATTTCGAACTGGAACGGTTTCTTGAAGAAAAAGCCCCGCAGGAAAAATCAAACAGTGGGGTGAACAAGCCCATTTCAATTGCATTGGGATCTATCCTTTTACTGTTAATTGCCTGTGCCTGGATTTCTTATGTCATCATTCAAGATAAGAAAACTGAGATCTTGAACAGTTTGGAAACTCGCCAGCAAATCGCTCTCAATGGTAAGGCTGACGTCTTCAGAACATGGATTGAACAATCTGCGCAGCAGGCCAATACACTGGTTGGGAACCCACTCATCAAGCTATTTGCTTCGGAAATTCATGCACTGAAGGGGCAGGAACTTTCCCCAGCTCTGTCGGCTCAACTCCCTTTCATGCAAAACGCGATTAACCAGTTTGTGCGGGAAAACAATCTAATTGCGGCCTATATGATCGGATCTGATGGACGTGCTTACCTTGCTTCTAGTAACTC contains these protein-coding regions:
- a CDS encoding HlyD family type I secretion periplasmic adaptor subunit — encoded protein: MANQTEWNDTDFASDVVAAKMQGPNPKSMLLLFGVIAFFVAAYIWADNAILDEVTRGDGKVIPSSQVQIIQNLEGGILKELLVREGEIVEKGQILLRIDDTGFAARFGEIEAKYLNLMGKIARLKAEAEGKGIEFPPELLAEGQQISIREQNLFNARQAELQSQITILRQQAQQRKQEITEIEGRLTQLRSSIALVNEELSITEPLAAKGIVPKVQLLKLKREANELKGQISASNLALPRARGALQEANQRIEEKILNFRSLASQELSIARAEFESVRQTILAARDRVTRTDVRSPLKGEVKELKIQTIGGVVKPGQDIVEIVPIEDNLLVEAKIRPSDIAFLRPGQKATVKITAYDFSIYGGLPATVERISADTTVDEQTGQTFYKIIVRTQEASLKRGDEIFPIKPGMIATVDTLTGHKSVLDYILKPILKTKNNALRER
- a CDS encoding transglutaminase-like cysteine peptidase, translating into MKVIRLLLLSSIICSFAFSGSNSNAQDADGLFGTLEIASSDLQALPQWRRALASFSDLKKAAKACDEDILKCNSQQMTLWRTKIQELEHSPKSIIMRQINQFVNKWQHNSDWATYRHQDYWASPLEFLTVGGDSEDFAIMKYVSLKELGFSSEQMRIVVTRDVLRGVTHTILSVQLNNKSYVLDSQTDTVFQEKFIKYYVPLYSLNETTRWAHIPSQYIAASNAARIDQ